Below is a genomic region from Lemur catta isolate mLemCat1 chromosome 15, mLemCat1.pri, whole genome shotgun sequence.
AGGCTTTTATTCTTACATGGTAAATGTGCATCAAATGCTGtttattattatctatatttagAGATAAAAGGCTTACAATTAATCCACCAGGAAGAATGAGTACATTGGAGGAAAGGATGCATTGAAAGCATGGATATGTGAATCAGAATCTTTGCTTTCTAGATAGGAGGGAGGGAATTAGAGGAGTAAAAAATAATACCACAGCAGAGTGAAGAGGAGGCCAGACAGACCTCCCTAATTACGGTGTTGCTCTGGCACGCCAACTGTCTGTTTTGCTAAAGTTTATCTTTGTTGTGCTAAGACACAAATGTTGGGGAAAGGTACTTCATGGCTTACTCTGGCAAGCTCAGAGCTTTTTAATTGGTAAAAGGCCCAGGAGTGTAGCTATTACTGCATTTTGCAATCCTTTGCAACACTATGGATTCATCATAGAtgttgaggaaaataaaatctaaataagtCATTCTGAAATTGAACCTGTGCATCACTTAGTTGGTTTAATTTCAGAATAAGACAATGACAGACACTAGTACTTTCTTGAGAGTTGCTTTTTTCCTCTTGCTACCATGAAGATCAGGATTGGAATATGCTGAGGACCCAGTTACcttattttgtcatttatgtGTCTGAATGAGCAAAGCAGAGTCCTTCAAGATGGGAGACCTTGAAGTCTTTCTGAGAAATATATGTGGTTTTGTAGGACTTTCAGGCATAAGCATCAATagctttttatttatctgtttatttatttatttattttaaagatgggtctcactcttgctcaggctggtctccaactcctgagctgaagctgtcctcctgcctcggccccccagggtgctaggattacaggcatgagccaccatgcctggcctatcaatagctttttaaatgcagccacagaaagcaaaatgaaaacaaattcttGGAGCCAAAGGGGACTCCCAGAACCTCAGAGCCTTACAGTTGTTTATTTATGTGTAAATCTGTATGTTGAGGAATCTTGgcccgggtgaggtggctcacacctgtaatcctagcactctgggaggccaaggctggtggatcgtttgagctcaggagttcaagaccagcctgagcaagagtgagaccctatctctactaaaaatagaaattatatggacaactaaaaatatatatagaaatgattagccgggcatggtggtgcatggctgtagtcccagctactcgggaggctgagggtcccttgagcccaggagtttgaggttgctgtgagctaggctgacgccacggcactagcctgggcaacagagtgaggctctgtctcaaaaaaaagaaaagaaaaaagaaaagaggaatctTGTATTAGAAATACACTTTGGATTGTAAGATGTTTCACAGACAAAGGATTAGTGTCCAGGAGTATATCCAGGATTACAGGAAttctacaactcaataaaaaagaCTAACAGGTAATAGCCCTTATAATAAATAGTTCAACATAAAAAAGACCAACAACCCAGTAAAAAAATAGGGAGAGGTTATGAGCAAGCAAGAGAAAACCTaatggcaaataaatatatgcaaaggtGCTCAACTTTACTATTAGTCAAGAAATGTACATGAGAACAACAATGACATAGTACTTCATAACCATCAGATTGGCAAGAATTTTAAAGTCTGAGATTTCCGAATTGGGGAGGTTGTGGAATATGGGGACTCTCTTTACTGCTGGTAGTACTCTATTTGGTATAACTACTTTAGAGAGCCATGTGCAATCTAGCAAAGTTGAAgatatatgtatcccataactCATGAATTCTACTCTCTGACATATGTCCTAGACATAGTATATTCactgtaaaagaaataaactgataTTATCTCATATATATACCTTATCAATCTTCAAATTCAGTGTCTCTTCTGTAGAATGTTTGATTCTTCTAGAGGCTATAAGGACTTTACCCTATCACCTGcattgtttattcttcttttccagtACATTAGGGAGAAGTAGTGACCTTACTTAATCCTTGGAGAGTCTTCTGGGCATCAACTTATTCTGCAGAGACCGTAACACCAAACCTCTAAACATACCATTCTCCAgccaattttaaattttagtaaataagACTTAAAATAGGACACAATTTGGCTGTTATGAATGATTGTTCTCTTTGGGGCAGTAATACAAGCTTCACATTTGTCATGATTtgttaattaatttacatttgtttatgCCGATTGCCTTTTTTCAGAGAATGCAGTTAGCAGCTTTAGCCACTGGAGGGTGCAAATTCACAAGAGTCCAATGAAAGTTCCTAAATTACAGTCCAAGGCACACCTGTTGCTACACTGCACCAAGGGGAGGAGGGTTAGGTAGAAGGAAAGACTTTTTGGACCTGAAATGTCACTATAGACATGGATCCAAGGTTACTGGTAACTCAGATGAAGGGAAATTTTTAGAATTTGATGAGACAAATGAGGTCATtgaatagggaaagaaaaagatggaaagaaagaagaaaagtgctGGCTGGaataatgaggaagagaaagaggaagagattatgaaatatgagaaaaataatataataatataagtctagaaaataatataagtCCAGCGAGAAGAATTCAAATGTTAGCAACAATTAAAATATGGCCCTCATTGGTTTGTTTCTCCCTAGTAACTGACAGCAACTTTgatataaaacttattttcttctaggagGTCATATATGCTACCCTCAGCTATCCATCTGGTGATATGACATTATCAACAAATTTTTTGAGTGTCTACATTGAACTTGGCGTTTTGTTGATGCAAAGTAATGTAGAGATACACAAATAAACACAGACACTATGGACTTCAAGCAGAATAACCAGGAAGTACACATAAAAAGATAAGTAACAACTCCAGGCAACCTGAGGGACATTGTGTGAACTCAGGAAATATAATCCTTTTTGAAAGTGGGAGAAGAGAAGTAGAAGACAAAAGTATGAGGGGAGGACAGGGTCAAAGGGCTCTCAACCTGTCCaaggcaaaaacaacaacaacaacaaaaagacttcTTTTGGCCACTAATCATAAGTACATATAGCAGCTCTTCCTTGGAAAATGGCAGTTCTGGACATAAACATAGGAAAAGTGCTCTCTCGGTCAGAATTTGCTGGACAGTGCTTAAGAAGGGTCCAAAATAAGAAGGGGTAGGAGTTTGGGGAAAGAATGTTTAAGGCTAGTACCATCCCTAAGCCCGCCATTGCACTAGCCCGAGGGTACAGCAAAGGAAGGATGCTAATGTCCTGCTCAGGCCTGTCAGAGATCCTGAGTCTTAGGTCACTTTGATTTTTGAGATTACAGGTATTATCTTTCACAGGTGGAGAAGTAAGTATaaaaagagtaagaaagaaatgaaaaagagattaCAAGTGTATCTAAAAAATGAAGTGGcaaaatggatataaaattattatatattttaagtgtttatattTAACAAAGTAATGCttttaacacacacaaaaatacagcTAATTACCTAATGTCATTCAGCAATAACTTAAAAAGTTTAAACTGGAGGTTTTTGTGAATTTGCCTTCTTTGTCCTAAGCAACTACCTGTCTTAATCTTTGGGTCTATCAAAAAGTATTGGGGTGACTTAGACCCTTCAAAAAGGGGTTCTAGTCCCCTCAAATCtaagatttgaaaataaacacaacttAATAATTGTGCCAACTGGAAATATAGTAgtaatatattatctaaaaagGAGAGACATATTAAAAGTGGTATGAAGAATATGATGTATAATATATGTGTCTTTTATTAACCACTGGTAACATATTGGCCGGTGTTAACAGTGGTTATATCTGGGAGGAGGGATTTaggtataccttttatttttttatttgttatacttttgagtattttctaaaattttttcttttttttttttttgagacagagtctcactctgttgtccaggctagagtgagtgccgtggcgtcagcctagctcacagcaacctcaaactcctgggcttaagcgatcctactgcctcagcctgccgagtagctgggactacaggcatgtgccaccatgcccggctaatttttttttctatatatatttttagttggccagatagtttctttctgtttttagtagagacaaggtctcgctcttgctcaggctggtctcaaactcctgaccctaagcgatccacccgccttggcctcccagagtgctaggattacaggcgtgagccaccgcgcccggcctaaaattttttataatgatttaactaataattataaaaacaaagtgtGGTAGCTTAATGAGAAAGAATTTGCAATAGAAACTTTGCACTTTGCAGAGAAATAATTGGCACTTACATAGAAACAGTGTTTCATCAAGTTGTCTTTATAACTTGGTCTATGATGGTGACACCAAGAATTGTGCCCAGCTCTGAAATGATCTGCAGACTGAAGTACACATCCTGAAGCCCACACAGGAGTTCTCCCTTCTCTGCCATCTCTCTCATCTTTTAGATTTCAAAAATCTCCACTGGTAAGGGAATATAGGATTCAAAGTTGTTAACTGATTAGGGAGTTAGAAAATACTCAGAGGGGTCTTGCTTTCTAAGAGGAAACAAGTTGTTcccaaagcaaaataaacaattttgattttgtcagtgaatttcttcctttcttcttcttcttcttcttttttttcgagacagagtctcactgtgtcaccccaggtagagtacagtagcattatcatagctcactacaatcccaaactcctgggctcaagcaattctcctgcctcaacctcctaagtagctgggactacaggtgagcactaccaggcccagctaatttttctattttttgtagagacagggtcttgctcttgctcaggctgctcttgaactcctgacctcaagagatcctcctgccttggcctcccagagtgctaggattacaggcatgtgccaccttgccAGTCTGAGGCCGATTTTATCAGTGATTTTTCTATGTAGTCAGTACAAATGTTACCCAAATTATACTCTTGCACAAGAGTTGATGTGTGTAGACTTTGCCACGTGTTTCATCTCCTGGAAATCTCATGTTTCTGGATTAAAGGACATTCTGTGCTGAGGAAGCTGGGAAGGATGGGGATGAATGCAGGCATTTGTCCTGGACCAAGAGCTTCTAAGTATAATGCTTGTAATCATCCTCTCCAGTGGTCCTGAGAAAGAACAGGCATTTCCCCCCTGCTATTTTATGGTCAAACTAAGCCACAGATGGCAGGATAAACTTGAGGCAATGTTGTGAGTCAGTGGCAGAAGGCAAATAACATGCTCATTTATCCAAAAGCCAATTCCagtgctttttcctttctcctgtatTTTCAAATTGTGCTCTATGGAAATTTAGAGGTTCTTTAGGGCTTCCTTGAAACTTATCATCATCCATGCTTTGTATCTGTTCTATCTCTTTAAGGTTCAACTTGACTATTAACTCAAGCCTTAGGGTGAGATGTTCCCCTATTGGTATTGTTTTAAGAATCACTTTTTTGGACAGCACTTGAAGTAGAGAAGTAAGAAATTACTTAGAAGTAAGAATTACTTAGAAACAGGCACATTTcaccaaaatgaaatgaaatggtttCAGACTCTTATGAAAAGAAGCAGGGCCACACCCTGTCTTATCTCTCCTGCCATTCCCTTTTTCACCTAAACACTCTTCCATAATCAGCTGTTTCCACTTTCTTACCAAACCCTTATTTAAGCAGATCAGACTTGACTCGTAGCTATGCCCCTGTGAGAAGGAGCATCATCATAATAATTTTTCTCTGGAATCTTTGTCCAAAATGTATGCAGCTCCCTATTAAAGTAGGATATAATACTAGACCCACTTTAGGAATTCTGGATTGTTAGGAGACTTCATTTGGGTACTATTTGTCTGCAGTTTCTAAACCATTTGGGGATAACTTATGAGGGAGGCTTTTAGAATGGTGAGGGTCAAgttcctttcaccactgtgttgATAGCTACATGTAGTGGCATAGAACCTTATGAATGTCAGTCAGGGAGAGCAGGAATCCCACCATAAGCTAGTTGAGAGCCAGTGAGCCTGAAGTCAGCTGTGAGGATAACAGAAGAGTTGAGAGCTGCGTCACATTGACAGCTGCCCTTGTTCCTTGGCAGCTAGCTGTGTTTAAGTCTTTTGTCAAAGAGGGCAATAAGGTCCATTCATAGTGCTTGGAGGGAaggctttttgttttcatttgaggGGATAGAAagatatccattttttaaatatacaaagtgAATCGCAAAGGCTTGTGTCTAAGTCAGCAGCAGTGGCATGAGGGTTAGCCCAGGTTCTCCCTTCATGGACCTGGAATTCCTGTTTGATTATAATGTCCCCACTGAAGATACAAGTGTAAAATTGGCAAGAATCTGCCCATGTTGATAATAGGGAGAGGACAGTGTAGTATCCTTCATTCAATGTGTGAGGCAGAGCAAAACTTTTCAGAAGTATGTCTGGTGGATAACAGTGATCCCTGCAGTTTTCTTTGGGTTTGATGAGTTGGGAGCATCTTGTCCAACCTAGAGATtgaaaggaaatatgaataaatatgataAAGAAGGATGCAAATGGATATTTCTTCATGTACCAACAAAGGAATAGCTAAGTAAAAATACCTATAttgtctacagccataccaccctgaacgcgcccaaTCTCATCTGATCTGGGAAAATACCCATATAATTCTAAGTACACTTAATTTTGCCTTTGTTACTGTGAAAATACAAGCAAGGCACATATATGTATGAGAACCTACAATTGGTTGGAACCTATAACCTAATACTAGTAAAGTGCCTATTTACCCTTTGCTTGACCTTTTTGCTTTAAATGAAAAAGGCCCTGAATATGCAGCTGGTTTGGATCTCAGATACACAGGGATTCTACTGCTTTCCTTGAATTAGTCCCACACAATCttattacattttgaaaagagaaatttcgGTCTATGTgaaccaaatatttttaataatcccATTCCACCCTCCCTATACTTTACTGTATGCCCCATCTAATTTTGTATGTACTTTCTAAATACTTAACTGTTATGAACATAATTACGTTTTTGTGGTTGATGAGTTTTTTTCTCAACTAGACTGTAAGCCTCTTGAAGGCAGGGAACTTGGCACATAGCTTTTAGTAAAATTTTGTGGAATAGATGAATGAGCTGGTGATACTCTTTTAATTCTCTATAGGAATTATAACAAAAGACTTGGATTCTAGTTCTGTTTCTACCAGATgtatgaccttggaaaagtcatataacctctctaagcctctaATTAAGTATCAGTAATATGTAAATACCTGCCCTGGCTAGCTTCCAGGGTTTTGTGAGGCCGAAATGATGTAATGTGTATAAAATTGCTAccttattactatttttattaattcctttgtcatttagtaGCCTATTGTGTTTGTAGAAGTCCAATCAGAGCTGCTGCTACATGGGTAACTAATTCTGGACCAAACTTTTTAGTCCCCTTCAGGCCTATTTCTTATAATGTTGTATAGAAATAATACTGTTGATTGgagcaaagaattaaaaatacaccTGTGATAAAATCATACtaatttggccaggcacagtgggtcatacctgtatcctagcactctgagaggccgaggtgggaggatcacttgaagtcaggattttgagaccagcctaagcagaagggagaccccatctctactaaaaatagaaaaattagccaggtgtggtggtgcaagcctgtaaacccaactacttgggaggctgaggcaggagaattgcttgagcccaggagtttgaggttgctgtcagctaggctgatgccatgacactctagcccaggtgacagagagagaccctggccccccccccaaaataataaataataaaaataaaataaaatggaatgccATTgtaaagagctttttaaaatcatgctaATTTATATGAGGTCATCATCCAATATTAGAAGAAATAGGATTATAGAGAATATTAACCtagaacagagaaaacaaataagttGGCAGTGGGTACCAGAAGCACTGTGATAAGAAAAATTCTGATGCCAGGCCTGAGTGGAAAGGGTGTTGGGCTTGACTATTGAAATGTACATTTGACATAGAATTCAAGAGTAGCAGCATGTGTACCATCCTGGACTAGATAATCTTTGAGACCCATTCTCAGTGCTATAATTCTACAAAAGTGGACATcttgtgtaattttaaaagtattagaaACCTAGTCTCTTTGTCTTATTGAGTGTTGTAGATGTTAAACTGGATTTAAAGCAGCCATGCTGAACCAATGGTGTAGTGTCAATTTCAGACACCAAAGGgcaatattaatttataatcttgTCAGGAAACCCAAGGTGAGGGAAGGAGGTTGCTCTGCCAAGCCTTTTCATCCCACCCCTTTAATCCTACAGCATCTAGTACTCCCAGGTGGTCTCCCAtacaagtactaaccaggcccagcCCTGCTTAACTTCCAAGACCAGGTggattcagggtggtatggccatagactaCTTTGTTAAGTCTTCAAACTATGTTCAAGTGTGGTGGTTTCTAAACTTTGTTGTATATAAGAGTTACCTAGGGACAGGTGTGGATACATCTATTGTGGGTTCTGAAGCTCTTGCAATTTTGGGGAAACTTCTTAAAGAaagataatacaaattttaaaaatacaaaattgggTAAAAGGCCTTGAAAGGGCCTGCGGGTCTTGAAGCTTAAGCTGCATTGATTTCACCATAAATCCAGCTCTACTtagggagcttgttaaaaaaatcttaaaaataagatCACTGGCTTCACTCTAAACATTCTAATTCAGTATATCTGGGGCCCAgagatatgtatatttaataagcCTCTTACTGTGTTATGGCTGGGCTGatgttaagaaaatataaattcttaccCATTTCCTGACATATAAAAGAATTATTCACATTTGCTTCATAATTGAAGCAGCTCCCTGTCTCCCAGCACTTATATGTTGACCCCCTTATCTCTAAGCAAATGACATAAACCACAGAGAGAACACTTTCCTTCTCAGGCTGAGAGTCACGCTGGGATTCAGCTGTCCCAGGTTTCTGGCCTCCTTTCCTTTGCCTTCTCCACCACCACTGGCATTGGCACAGCTTCCTGGCTCCTTTGCATTGACactgaagagagaaaatgattAGTATTAACTTCAAGTGGCTGGTAAGCATTTGGTTATCTTCCAAACCTCATGTCAGGCAATTTAAAGGAAATCATctattctaaagaaaatattcaggCCTATTGGTTGTATCCTTCCTAGAGAATGTCAAGGATAGCAGAGGAAAGGAACTTGCATTTAATgagcacctcctatgtgccaggcacctttTACACAGTATCCCAACCTTCATAATTACCATAAGAAGCAAATATCATGacacctattttacagataaggcaacTAAGGTTGGAAAATTCCAGCAACTTTTCCAAAACTACTCAGCTAGTGAGTATGATTGGCAGATCTGTCCAAACTCCAAAGTCTGTGCTTTTCTCATTATGCCAAGCTGCTTCTGGAACAGAAGGAAGTCTTTATAGATCAAGGTCAAGGAcccaaaatattagcaaacttaCAGGACATGGGACTTCAAAGATTACAAATACTATAATGGCGACTCCACTGAGCAACAAGGTGACAGCAATCAGAAATTTGACCACAAtactccatttcttcctcttctctagGTTCTCATCTGTGTctaaaggagagagaggagtggaagagggagaaaagagaatttaAGAGAGGGAAGAGATTGACTCTTTGACTTGAAGTTCTCCTGTCTCGCAAGACTAATAGTGACCCAGCCTGACCCAGAGGCAGAGGCTGAATTTCCAATTCAAACTCAGAATCAGAAGTGGGTGGGCATCATAGGATCTGCTCTAACCTCTTTTGCAGCCTGTTCCTAATAAGTCACCTTCCCTGGAATTGGGAATTTTTCATAATCATGTAGGGGTGATTCTTGCACTACTCTCAGGGGAAGAAAAGGCTTGGGTATACATGGAgttctaaatgtatttttcactATCAACCCTCTCAGGGTTCCTACCTTTCTACTCTGACAGATTTTGTGGGATTAGAAAATAACCTTTCCTGTGCTTCCCTTGGCTTTAGTGGGGAATAGGAACAGCAAATGTGAATTGGCATTGCTTCTGGGTCGTAAGCCAAATCTGGTAGCAAGTAGCTCATATGCATCTTGTTATTACTAATCTCATATTTACTTTTCACCTGATAAGAGCTGAGATGTAACCCAAACTAGAATCTTGCAGAATTTGAGTCCTGGTCAATTTAGGGAGGACTATTTCtaaaaacagtgaaaatgaaaacatgcactTTGTTGGTCACTACTGTTACAATTGCTGTTGAAATATAATTGTATTGAAATATTGCCCATCTATAATGCAATGATGAGAATTACCTACCACATGAATATGATTTATTCTGTCACCAAGTCTGGTTATGGGATGAGCTCATTGGCATGGAGGTAAAGGATCAGTTGATGTTGTCAAACTGTAAACGTTTCTGGGACCTTCTTTATAGAGAAGCTGATTTTTTCCCATAAGAAATGGAATGGTTTTCTAATATAAACTCTGTAACCTCCAGGAAAATCCGAGGAGACCCAGATTAATGTTGGGGCTaaagatgtttctttttctttctggtctTGTTTTACTCCTATTTATTCTGTACCTTGTTCTTTCAAGGGGTAGAAAAATTACCAATACTTGTAGTTTTCTCTCCTTCTGTATTCCCAGGAGTAATGGCATCAGTAGAGGTGGAAAAAGTCTCTGATGAAGCCCACATCACTGGATAGACCTTACATTGGGAGATCCCTGGtaaaaaagctataaaacaagaaagaaacaatgagagtatggccaggtgcggtggctcacgcctgtaatcctagcactctgggaggccgaggcaggaggatcgctcaaggtcaggagtttgagaccagcctgagcaagagcaagacccccatctctactaaaaatagaaagaaattatatggacaattaaaaatatatagaaaaaattagctgggcatggtggcacatgcctgtagtcccagctacttgggagactgaggcagtaggatcacttaaacccaggagtttgaggttgccgtgagctaggctgatgccagggcactctagcccgggtagagcgagactctgactcaaaaaaaaaaaaaaaaaaaaaagaaacaatgagagTACAGCTTTAGGAGAAATGTTATCATGTCATACTTTACCTGACTAAACCCTGTCTTTACCCAGTTGATATTAAACTTCTAATTGTGGCTCCATTGACCTGTTTGTCCATAGGTTTAGGGTGTGGGCACAAAATAATGCCAAGAATAAATGAGGATAGAGATACTAATAGGAGATATAGATTAAATCCTTATGGAACTTTTGCCTAACGTAGGATCAGAGTGAAGGAGTAGACCGTATCTCGTTTGCCTATCATTCTTAAGGCCATAATAACAATAAAGATGGAGGGCGTAACATCATTgaacatttccttcttttaaaaaaggtgGCTCCAAAGTCCAAGGAAGAACATGGAATATAATTTGCCTTAATGACTGCTGGAAGTTGGACTAGTGGAGTCTAAGTAAACTACTCTGAGAGGGAGTTGGGAAAGTAGGAAGAGTTGGAAGAAGGAAAGTCTATCCAGTTTCATGCACTcctcaatttcattcattctgcaaatgtttaaaaatgagtatctaagcctgagcaagaacaagacctcacctctaccaaaaatagaaaaaattagccgggtgtggtggtgcacacctgtagtcccagctactcgggagactgagggaggaggattgcttgagcccaggagtttgaggttgcagtgagctatgataatgccaccgTACCCTAGCTGGGGTGAtgtagtgagactttgtctcagaaaaaaataaaaaaagaagaagaacaatatctaggctgggcgcagtggcttacacctgcaatcccagcactttggaaggccaagacaggaggattgcttaaggccaggtgttcaagactaGCCAGGGCAATATAGACCAACAGAGACccccctctacaaaaaattaaaaaattagatggatgtggtggcacacacctatagtccctgcgactggggaggctgaggcaggaggatcacttgagcccaggagttcgaggctgcagtgagctatgatgacaccactgcattccaccatgggcaacagagcaagacctattatatgccaggcactgctttagTATTTTGTATTTATCAGTTGGATACATTCTAGCAAGAGAGCAGGCAAAGAGGAGggaaggctgggggtgggtaGGGCGAGGCAGACaacaatgaatataataaatttcaTGATATATTAGAAGGGGATAAGtactgctaaaaaaaataaaaatagagctaAGTAAAGGAATAGTCTGAGGGATGTGGATGAGCAACCTGCAGTATAGGCTCAGTCTTACTGAGAAGGTGAGAATTGAGccaagacttgaaggaggtgaggggatCAGCCAAGCAGATGCCTGGGGAAGTAGTGACCTAGGCAGAGGgtaaaggccctggggcagagtgTGTCTGGCATATGACAGTTCTAGAGGAGTAGCAAGGAAACCAGTGAGACTGGAGTGGAGTGAGCAAGGGGAACAATTGTAGGAGATGAGAATCTAGAGGAAACAGTCCTATATCATTTAAGGCCTCATAGGCCAGTTCAAGGAATTTGGTTTTTATTGTGATTGGAATGGGGATCTGTTGCaaagttttgagcagaggagtgacaggatatagctttatttttaaagaatcactGGGCTTTTGTGTTGGGAATGGGCTAGTGGTGGACAAAGGTAGAAGCAGCGTAACCTGTTAGGAAGCTATTGCATAAATCCAGATGAGAAATGATGTGATTCACACCAGCAGTGGAAATGATGAGAAGTAGATGGATTCTGCTGTAGTCTGGAACTAACTTCACTCACCTCCAGAGTTGACCTAATCCAATTCAGACAGTGGTTCATGGTCCATATTTAATGGTCTCATATCACTGCTTATTATTTAAGGTCTGTAAGTTCTAGTTGAcccttttattcattctttctttctttctttctttcctttcctgcctttcgttccttcccttcctttcctttcctttcctctcccttcctccctccctcccttccttccttccttccttccttccttccttccttccttcgtttcctttctttcttttgatagaCTCTTATTCTGTTGCACAGACTGGAGTACAGTTGTgtgatcatagtttactgcatccttgaactcctgggttcaagtgatcccattgcctcagccttcccagtagctgggactacaggtgtgtgccaccatgcctagctaatttttagaaaaattttttgtagagacagggcctcactttgttgccaaggctggtttcaaacttctggcctcaggcagtcctcccacctcagcctcccaaagtgttgggattacgatatgagccaccatgcccagtgacTTTTCTAACTTACTCTTCCATgtcttaacacattgactgccacactagaaaagaaattttt
It encodes:
- the C15H17orf78 gene encoding uncharacterized protein C17orf78 homolog isoform X1, giving the protein MDTILVFSLIITSYDADKKDLRDSSCQVEQLPGLFPKDVPSIRDLLMQETHTETKRATFIQNQTVATLQCLGSGSKVKVNLLYLERKAKVKHIIKNLKVVAVPRRNNFVSPSCQLTLSSKFQTGSLLTGKAFLPGISQCKVYPVMWASSETFSTSTDAITPGNTEGEKTTSIDTDENLEKRKKWSIVVKFLIAVTLLLSGVAIIVFVIFEVPCPCQCKGARKLCQCQWWWRRQRKGGQKPGTAESQRDSQPEKESVGQDAPNSSNPKKTAGITVIHQTYF